One Miscanthus floridulus cultivar M001 chromosome 11, ASM1932011v1, whole genome shotgun sequence DNA window includes the following coding sequences:
- the LOC136492505 gene encoding uncharacterized protein, which translates to MTMFYALHDVEIKEKGEVMVVEGHGKALKVVNLDEPRAQVYLRHVGDEQEQRWYLDFGASNHMTGSKEAFSELDGNVTGTVKFSDGSRVVIRGCGTIIFRCQKGEHRALTDVYYIPQLRSSIISIGQLDERGSEVLIKDDVLRIRDQEQRLHAKLLTSKTDAAEAVKKFKARAKMESGKKLRVQRTDRGGEFTSVEFAAYCVDQGVV; encoded by the exons atgacgATGTTCTATGCATTGCACGATGTTGAGatcaaggagaagggagaggtgatggtggtggaagggcacggcaaggctctgaaggttgtcaacctcgacgaaccgcgcgcccaagtcTACCTCAGACATGTGGGcgacgagcaggagcagcgatggTACCTGGACttcggtgccagcaaccacatgacgggctccaaggaagccttctctgagctcgacggcAATGTGACCGGTACAGTGAAGTtcagtgatggctcaagggtggtgatccgagggtgtggcaccatcatcttcaggtgccagaaagGCGAGCACcgtgcgctaacggatgtatattacatcccgcagctgcgttcaagcatcatcagcattggccagctggatgagcgtggcagcgaggtactgatcaaggacgacgtcctcaggatcagggaccaggagcagcggCTTCATGCCAAG CTTCTGACCAGCAAGACCGATGCAGCGGAagcggtcaagaagttcaaggcgcgtgCGAAGatggagagcggcaagaagctacgcgtgcagcggactgatcgcggtggcgaattcacttcggtggagttcgctgcgtactgcgtggatcagggtgtggtgtga